In one window of Methanococcoides methylutens DNA:
- the pheS gene encoding phenylalanine--tRNA ligase subunit alpha — protein sequence MSNYKLTTNEKNVLLALDELASTTPEDLAEKASMKVETAMQSAFLLSENGLAEVNDTVTELYSLTDEGRTYAKEGLPERQLISALSEPTPIDDLKEKLSPKMVGIATGWLRKKGWASIENGMMVPSGDAEETEDEKILASFTEKASTLEELGTDGKTIKDLIKRKLVSKTEEKDRTISITDAGVELVKAGITIEEEINQITSQLLKSGEWKNKNFRPYNIQTPPRPVYGAKVHPYQRLIDQMRQIFLEMGFTEIKGDVVQSSFWNFDALFQPQDHPAREMQDTFHLSSRSELPEDYTEGIKDMHEHGGDLQSTGWGGKWSEDIAKRDVLRTHTTAVTIKYLADNPNPPLKAFCIDRAYRRETIDPTHTPEFEQLEGVIMDENMSFANLLGCLEEFYHRMGFEDVRFRPGYFPYTEPSVEPEVYIDGLGWVELGGAGVFRKEVTEPLGIKTPVLAWGLGVSRVAMLKLGLKDLRELYQSDIEWLRKSQVCQLKD from the coding sequence ATGAGCAACTATAAACTTACTACAAATGAAAAAAATGTGCTGCTCGCACTGGATGAACTTGCATCCACAACCCCGGAAGATCTTGCAGAAAAAGCATCCATGAAAGTGGAAACTGCAATGCAATCCGCCTTTTTGCTCTCAGAGAACGGACTGGCAGAAGTGAATGATACAGTTACCGAACTGTACTCACTGACAGACGAAGGTCGCACCTATGCAAAAGAGGGACTCCCTGAGAGACAGCTTATCAGTGCCCTGTCCGAGCCAACACCCATCGATGACCTAAAGGAAAAGCTTTCACCAAAGATGGTGGGAATTGCGACCGGATGGCTACGTAAGAAAGGCTGGGCCAGCATTGAGAACGGAATGATGGTCCCATCGGGCGATGCAGAGGAAACTGAGGACGAGAAGATACTTGCCAGTTTCACAGAAAAAGCAAGCACTCTTGAAGAACTTGGAACAGATGGTAAGACCATAAAGGACCTGATCAAACGCAAGCTTGTTTCAAAGACCGAGGAAAAGGACCGTACCATCTCCATAACAGATGCAGGAGTCGAACTTGTAAAAGCAGGCATCACTATTGAAGAGGAGATAAACCAGATCACATCCCAATTATTGAAGAGCGGGGAATGGAAGAACAAGAACTTCAGGCCTTACAACATCCAGACCCCTCCAAGACCGGTTTATGGTGCAAAAGTACACCCATACCAGCGTCTTATCGACCAGATGCGTCAGATCTTCCTTGAGATGGGATTCACCGAGATCAAAGGAGATGTCGTACAAAGCTCATTCTGGAACTTCGATGCACTATTCCAGCCACAGGACCACCCTGCCAGAGAGATGCAGGACACGTTCCACCTTTCAAGCCGTTCAGAGCTTCCTGAAGACTACACTGAAGGCATAAAGGACATGCACGAGCATGGCGGTGACCTCCAGTCCACCGGATGGGGAGGAAAGTGGAGCGAGGATATTGCAAAACGCGATGTATTGAGAACCCACACCACTGCTGTTACCATCAAGTACCTTGCAGACAACCCGAACCCGCCGTTAAAGGCATTTTGTATTGACAGGGCATACCGCCGTGAAACCATCGATCCAACACACACGCCAGAGTTCGAACAGCTTGAAGGCGTAATCATGGACGAGAACATGTCATTTGCGAACCTTCTTGGATGCCTTGAAGAGTTCTATCACAGGATGGGATTCGAGGATGTAAGGTTCAGACCCGGATACTTCCCATACACAGAACCAAGTGTGGAACCTGAGGTATACATTGACGGACTCGGTTGGGTAGAGCTCGGCGGAGCCGGAGTGTTCCGTAAGGAAGTAACCGAACCCCTCGGGATCAAAACTCCCGTACTTGCATGGGGTCTTGGTGTTAGCCGTGTGGCAATGCTTAAGCTCGGACTCAAGGACCTGCGTGAACTTTACCAGTCAGACATCGAATGGTTACGCAAGAGCCAGGTGTGCCAGCTAAAAGATTGA
- a CDS encoding DUF362 domain-containing protein, which translates to MNPGTQVSIVRCEDYSYAKEAVREAIDLVGGLGAIIFPGARVLLKPNLLAAALPEKAVTTHPSIVSAMCELVVEAGGIPIVGDGAGITHPGVTEEALDMSGIRDAAQKAGAEVLSFETSGYVVVDVPDPLHFSQLYIAKPVMDADVVISLPKLKTHELTLFTGSVKNMFGSIPLKLRKEAHMLAKKDLFSEAVVDIYSARVPHLALMDGVVGMEGNGPARGTPVDVGIVMASYDCVSLDVVSSKVIGLDPMDVPTNKAAIERGYGATDPEVLGVPIDDVSMKFRLSGTTLVGSAPLFLVRKLGKYFTIKPFINTSQCTLCGACVMNCSAHAIEQKDGRLKINNSKCILCYCCRELCPSNAVKMKRSFFARVLLKVRNRGR; encoded by the coding sequence ATGAATCCGGGAACTCAGGTATCCATAGTGCGCTGTGAAGATTACTCGTACGCCAAAGAAGCTGTCAGGGAGGCAATTGACCTTGTTGGCGGTCTTGGAGCCATTATCTTCCCGGGCGCGCGGGTACTTCTAAAGCCGAACCTGCTTGCTGCAGCACTTCCTGAGAAAGCGGTCACCACACATCCTTCTATTGTGTCTGCAATGTGTGAGCTTGTTGTGGAGGCAGGAGGCATTCCCATAGTAGGCGATGGTGCAGGTATTACTCATCCGGGAGTTACTGAGGAAGCCCTGGATATGTCCGGCATAAGGGACGCCGCCCAGAAGGCAGGTGCAGAAGTTCTGAGCTTTGAGACCTCTGGCTATGTTGTCGTTGATGTTCCTGATCCGTTACATTTCTCTCAGCTCTACATTGCAAAACCTGTAATGGATGCGGATGTGGTGATATCACTTCCAAAACTTAAGACTCATGAACTGACCCTTTTTACAGGTTCTGTCAAGAACATGTTCGGTAGTATTCCTTTAAAGCTCAGGAAAGAAGCCCATATGCTTGCTAAAAAGGACCTTTTCTCAGAGGCAGTAGTAGACATATATTCTGCAAGGGTCCCTCATCTTGCGTTAATGGATGGTGTTGTGGGGATGGAAGGCAATGGTCCTGCAAGAGGCACGCCTGTGGATGTGGGCATAGTGATGGCAAGTTATGACTGCGTATCCCTTGATGTTGTATCATCAAAGGTTATAGGTCTTGATCCCATGGATGTGCCAACCAACAAAGCCGCAATTGAGCGTGGTTATGGTGCTACGGATCCGGAAGTATTGGGAGTTCCTATTGATGATGTAAGTATGAAGTTCAGGCTTTCAGGCACAACCCTTGTGGGAAGTGCACCGCTGTTCCTTGTCAGAAAACTTGGGAAGTATTTCACCATCAAACCTTTTATCAATACTTCACAATGCACCCTGTGTGGTGCCTGTGTTATGAACTGTTCGGCACATGCTATTGAACAGAAAGACGGTCGCCTGAAGATAAACAACAGTAAATGTATCCTATGCTATTGTTGCCGTGAGCTCTGCCCTTCAAATGCTGTGAAAATGAAACGTTCATTTTTTGCCAGGGTATTGCTCAAGGTAAGGAATCGGGGTCGATGA